In Gammaproteobacteria bacterium, a single genomic region encodes these proteins:
- the crcB gene encoding fluoride efflux transporter CrcB codes for MQWLAIAAGGALGSLLRFLSSSGLHHWLGRSFPYGTLFVNVTGSLIMGFLYIHFTSRMELGPQWRAFFLVGLLGAFTTFSTFSLETVQLLEEGRALQALLNMLLNVGVCVAAAWAGIWLGRAA; via the coding sequence ATGCAGTGGTTAGCAATAGCCGCCGGCGGAGCTTTGGGGTCGTTGTTGCGGTTTTTATCTTCCAGCGGTTTGCATCACTGGTTAGGGCGTTCGTTTCCCTACGGTACTTTGTTTGTGAATGTGACAGGCTCACTGATAATGGGATTTTTGTACATTCATTTCACCAGCCGCATGGAACTGGGGCCGCAGTGGCGGGCTTTTTTTCTGGTGGGCTTGCTGGGGGCTTTTACCACTTTTTCTACATTTTCTTTGGAAACGGTGCAATTACTGGAAGAGGGAAGGGCGCTTCAGGCTTTATTGAATATGCTGCTTAACGTAGGTGTATGTGTCGCCGCGGCATGGGCTGGAATCTGGTTGGGCCGAGCGGCATAA
- the trxB gene encoding thioredoxin-disulfide reductase has translation MSETKHCRLLILGSGPAGYTAAVYAARANLKPVLITGLEQGGQLTTTTEVDNWPGDNAGVQGPELMERMRLHAERFNTEIIFDLITSCDLSQRPFSLTGDSGQYTCDALIIATGASAMYLGLDSEEAFKGRGVSGCATCDGFFYRNKPVAVIGGGNTAVEEALYLSNIASQVTVVHRRDHFTSEKILIDQIMEKANNGNITIEWNHTLDEVLGDAGGVTGMRIKNQQGQTKDIGVDGVFIAIGHKPNTAIFEGQLEMENGYLKVNSGREGNATATSIPGIFAAGDVADHIYRQAVTSAGTGCMAALDAERYLDNL, from the coding sequence ATGAGTGAAACCAAACACTGTCGCCTCTTGATACTGGGTTCCGGACCTGCCGGTTATACTGCGGCAGTCTACGCAGCGAGGGCCAATTTGAAACCGGTACTGATCACAGGGTTAGAACAAGGCGGACAGCTCACCACCACTACCGAAGTGGACAACTGGCCAGGCGACAATGCCGGAGTACAAGGCCCCGAACTCATGGAACGCATGCGCTTGCATGCCGAGCGCTTTAACACTGAGATTATTTTCGACCTGATCACCTCCTGTGATCTATCACAACGGCCTTTTTCACTCACAGGGGACAGCGGCCAATACACTTGCGATGCCCTAATTATAGCCACCGGCGCCTCAGCCATGTATTTGGGACTGGACAGTGAAGAGGCATTCAAAGGACGTGGGGTTTCCGGTTGCGCCACCTGTGATGGGTTTTTCTACCGCAATAAGCCGGTTGCCGTGATCGGTGGTGGTAACACGGCAGTGGAAGAAGCGTTGTATTTATCCAATATCGCATCACAAGTCACCGTCGTACACCGACGCGATCATTTTACTTCAGAGAAAATACTCATCGATCAGATCATGGAAAAAGCCAACAACGGCAACATCACGATTGAATGGAACCACACACTGGATGAAGTGCTGGGTGATGCCGGCGGTGTTACGGGAATGCGCATCAAAAACCAGCAGGGCCAAACCAAGGATATCGGCGTAGACGGTGTTTTTATCGCTATCGGCCACAAACCCAACACGGCCATCTTTGAAGGTCAGTTGGAGATGGAAAACGGTTATCTCAAGGTGAACAGTGGCCGCGAAGGTAATGCCACAGCCACCAGTATTCCCGGTATCTTCGCAGCCGGTGACGTTGCCGACCATATTTATCGGCAGGCAGTCACCTCGGCCGGAACCGGTTGCATGGCTGCTCTGGATGCTGAGCGTTACCTCGATAATCTTTAA
- a CDS encoding DNA translocase FtsK 4TM domain-containing protein has translation MIRGLKEAALIVFWAVALYMSASLITYTQTDPGWSHSDTTEVVANAGGPAGAWFADVFLYLFGYMAYLFPIMVAYTGWLIFAGRNEDQDFDLRMVSLRFIGFVLTLCAGTGLATLHFQTQVTLPLDSGGILGDVVAQGLVGVFNFMGGTLLLIALFLTGISLFTSLSWIVLMDKTGAMTLGLLDRLLEQWYNFKENWATRRAKMEREQVVKEVKKARTKRLPPLIEALPDPIEESERAGKERQIPLFESDSNLPSLSLLDVADAPKNHMAKAALEAISRQVELKLKDFNIEVQVVAVHPGPVVTSFELEPAPGIKVSQISNLSKDLARSLSAISVRVVEVIPGKSTVGLEVPNEVREVVRLSEVLKSKVFDKARSPLSIALGKNISGHPVIVDLAKMPHLLVAGTTGSGKSVGLNAMVLSLLYNSTPNEVRMIMIDPKMLELSVYEGIPHLLAPVVTDMKQAANALRWCVAEMERRYTLMALLGVRNLNGYNTKVSEAIQQGEPIVDPTYKPDVLSDPDEVRHLEPLPYLVVVVDELADLMMVVGKKVEELIARLAQKARAAGMHLILATQRPSVDVLTGLIKANIPTRIAFQVSAKVDSRTILDQGGAEQLLGHGDMLYLAPGTGIPTRVHGAFVSDHEVHRVVKDVRSKGAPEYIEDILEGPSNSDGGDFSVYDDPDQVDELYDQAVAFVTETRKASISSVQRRLRIGYNRAARMVEEMERAGVVSSTQANGTREVLAPPPPSLD, from the coding sequence ATGATCCGGGGACTGAAAGAAGCCGCCTTGATCGTATTTTGGGCCGTAGCGCTGTACATGAGTGCGTCTCTGATAACGTACACCCAAACCGACCCCGGCTGGTCCCATAGTGACACCACCGAGGTGGTGGCGAATGCGGGAGGGCCTGCCGGAGCCTGGTTTGCCGATGTGTTTTTGTATTTGTTTGGCTATATGGCTTATTTGTTTCCTATTATGGTGGCATATACCGGTTGGCTCATATTTGCCGGACGCAATGAGGACCAGGACTTTGATTTGCGCATGGTCTCTTTGCGTTTTATTGGATTTGTGCTCACTTTATGCGCCGGAACCGGCTTGGCAACCCTGCATTTTCAGACCCAGGTAACCCTGCCTTTGGATTCCGGGGGTATCCTGGGGGACGTGGTGGCCCAAGGTTTGGTGGGAGTGTTCAATTTCATGGGCGGTACCTTGTTGTTAATTGCCCTGTTTCTTACCGGTATCTCTTTATTTACCAGTTTGTCCTGGATTGTATTGATGGATAAAACCGGGGCCATGACACTGGGTTTGTTGGATCGGTTGCTGGAACAGTGGTACAACTTTAAAGAAAACTGGGCGACCCGCCGTGCCAAAATGGAACGGGAACAAGTGGTTAAGGAAGTCAAAAAAGCCCGGACTAAGCGTTTACCTCCGCTTATAGAAGCCTTGCCTGATCCCATCGAGGAATCCGAGCGCGCCGGTAAGGAACGGCAGATACCGTTGTTTGAGAGCGACAGCAATTTACCGTCACTGTCTCTGTTGGATGTCGCGGACGCGCCCAAAAACCACATGGCTAAGGCCGCTTTGGAAGCCATATCCCGCCAAGTGGAGCTTAAGCTCAAAGATTTCAATATTGAGGTCCAGGTGGTTGCGGTGCATCCGGGGCCGGTGGTGACCAGTTTTGAGCTGGAACCGGCTCCAGGTATAAAGGTCAGTCAAATCAGCAACTTGTCCAAGGATTTGGCGCGTTCTTTGTCGGCTATCAGCGTTCGTGTGGTCGAGGTGATTCCCGGTAAATCTACCGTTGGTTTAGAGGTACCCAATGAAGTGCGGGAAGTCGTACGCCTCAGTGAAGTGCTGAAGTCCAAAGTGTTTGATAAGGCCCGCTCTCCACTGAGTATCGCATTGGGTAAGAACATCAGCGGTCATCCCGTGATTGTGGATCTGGCTAAAATGCCCCACTTACTGGTAGCAGGGACCACCGGTTCCGGTAAGTCCGTGGGTTTGAATGCTATGGTGTTGAGCTTGTTGTACAACTCCACGCCTAACGAGGTTCGCATGATCATGATTGATCCGAAAATGCTGGAGCTGTCCGTTTATGAGGGCATTCCTCATTTATTGGCACCGGTCGTTACGGACATGAAGCAAGCTGCCAATGCCCTGCGTTGGTGTGTGGCGGAAATGGAGCGGCGTTATACTCTGATGGCCTTATTGGGGGTGCGTAACCTCAATGGGTATAACACCAAGGTGAGTGAGGCGATTCAACAGGGCGAGCCTATCGTGGATCCCACCTATAAACCCGATGTCCTCAGCGATCCCGATGAGGTTCGACATCTGGAGCCCTTGCCTTATCTGGTGGTTGTGGTGGATGAATTGGCCGATTTGATGATGGTGGTGGGCAAGAAGGTGGAAGAGTTAATTGCTCGTCTAGCGCAAAAAGCCCGTGCTGCCGGTATGCATTTGATTTTGGCCACCCAACGACCGTCAGTGGATGTATTGACCGGTTTGATCAAAGCCAATATTCCTACCCGTATTGCTTTCCAGGTTTCGGCCAAGGTGGATTCGCGGACCATATTGGATCAGGGTGGGGCTGAACAATTGTTGGGACACGGGGACATGCTATATCTGGCTCCCGGTACAGGTATCCCAACTCGCGTTCATGGTGCATTTGTGTCGGATCATGAAGTACACCGGGTGGTGAAGGATGTGCGTTCTAAAGGAGCCCCCGAGTACATTGAAGATATTCTGGAAGGACCCTCCAACAGCGATGGCGGGGATTTTTCCGTTTATGATGATCCGGACCAAGTGGACGAATTGTACGATCAAGCAGTGGCTTTTGTCACAGAAACCCGTAAAGCGTCTATTTCCTCGGTACAGCGGCGCCTGCGAATAGGGTACAATCGTGCCGCTCGAATGGTAGAGGAAATGGAACGCGCCGGTGTGGTGAGCTCGACCCAGGCCAATGGCACTCGGGAAGTGCTGGCACCGCCACCCCCCAGTTTGGATTAA
- the ald gene encoding alanine dehydrogenase, whose protein sequence is MQIGIPSEVKTLEGRVALIPEAAGELVKQGHEVFIQRGAGKHSGYSDDDYEAVGLSVVENAQVLFEKSRLIVKVKEPQAQELSLFRRDHILFSYLHLAAELPLMEKLQAIGLTAIAFETVETADGRLPLLAPMSDIAGRIAVQVGATLLHRPQGGKGLLLGGLPAAPRGQVVILGAGVAGGNAALLAAGMGANVTVFDRNRDKLEAMRRLGANVTALYPYQASLKEAVRQADLLIGAVLVTGERAPHLVDAEMVKSMQAGSVIIDISVDQGGCIETTKPTNYKNPTFLWENVVHFGVTNMPGAVPRSASQALSAAILPYVSALGGPQWRDHAELSAGINVKDGEILHPALKLVK, encoded by the coding sequence ATGCAAATTGGTATTCCCAGTGAAGTAAAAACTCTGGAAGGTCGTGTGGCCTTAATTCCGGAGGCGGCGGGGGAACTGGTTAAACAGGGACACGAGGTTTTCATTCAACGCGGGGCAGGTAAGCACAGCGGTTATAGTGATGACGATTATGAGGCTGTGGGTTTGAGCGTGGTTGAAAATGCGCAAGTCTTATTTGAAAAATCCCGTCTCATTGTCAAGGTAAAAGAACCCCAGGCCCAGGAATTGTCTTTATTTCGACGTGACCACATTCTATTTTCCTATTTACATCTGGCGGCGGAATTGCCCTTGATGGAAAAATTACAGGCGATCGGCCTGACCGCCATTGCTTTCGAAACGGTGGAAACCGCAGACGGTCGTCTGCCTTTGCTGGCCCCCATGAGTGATATTGCAGGACGCATCGCAGTGCAAGTGGGTGCTACTTTGTTGCACCGGCCTCAAGGGGGCAAGGGTTTGCTCCTGGGGGGGTTGCCGGCGGCTCCGCGGGGACAGGTGGTGATTTTAGGCGCGGGTGTGGCCGGGGGTAATGCAGCCCTGTTAGCAGCGGGTATGGGGGCCAATGTCACCGTGTTTGATCGAAATCGCGACAAATTGGAAGCCATGCGCCGATTAGGGGCGAATGTGACGGCTCTGTATCCTTATCAAGCCTCTTTAAAAGAGGCGGTGCGGCAGGCGGATTTGCTCATTGGAGCCGTTTTAGTGACAGGCGAACGTGCACCGCATTTGGTGGATGCGGAGATGGTGAAGTCTATGCAGGCCGGCAGTGTTATTATCGACATTTCCGTAGACCAGGGTGGTTGTATTGAGACCACCAAACCCACCAACTATAAAAATCCCACTTTTTTGTGGGAAAACGTGGTGCACTTTGGTGTTACGAATATGCCCGGAGCAGTGCCCCGCAGTGCCTCACAGGCTTTGTCGGCTGCCATTTTGCCCTATGTCAGTGCCCTGGGTGGACCGCAGTGGCGCGATCATGCGGAGTTGTCTGCGGGAATTAATGTAAAAGACGGTGAAATTCTGCATCCGGCGCTTAAGCTGGTAAAATAG
- the lolA gene encoding outer membrane lipoprotein chaperone LolA, with translation MFKQYFQTGLRRMLVGSLVFAAMTGSAAVTAESADMERLSRFYKQVKSLQATFVQRVDASGFSSIEESAGVFYLQRPGRFRWDYTKPYKQQIIADGKKLWVYDVDMDQVIVKKLDLALGSTPAVLLSGTQELKQQFTVDRIRDLQGRPAGLVWLRLLPKDKESNYQHIVLGFNQDNLEVMELLDNFGQATVMRFSDIKRNPNLDASLFQFTPPLGVDVIGAEDVLGQ, from the coding sequence ATGTTTAAACAATATTTTCAAACCGGCTTACGCCGGATGCTTGTGGGTTCTCTTGTTTTTGCGGCAATGACAGGAAGCGCTGCGGTTACAGCGGAATCTGCAGATATGGAGCGATTGTCGCGATTCTATAAACAAGTAAAAAGCCTGCAAGCTACTTTCGTACAAAGAGTGGATGCCTCCGGTTTTTCATCCATTGAGGAATCTGCCGGTGTGTTTTATTTACAGCGCCCGGGGCGATTTCGCTGGGATTACACCAAACCCTATAAGCAACAAATTATCGCCGATGGTAAAAAGCTCTGGGTCTATGACGTCGACATGGATCAAGTGATTGTGAAAAAACTGGATCTGGCATTGGGAAGCACCCCGGCGGTGCTGTTGAGCGGAACTCAGGAATTGAAGCAGCAATTCACGGTGGATCGTATACGCGATTTGCAGGGGCGTCCTGCCGGTCTGGTTTGGTTGCGTTTGTTACCTAAAGATAAGGAATCCAATTACCAACATATCGTTCTGGGGTTTAATCAGGATAACCTGGAGGTGATGGAGTTGTTGGATAACTTTGGACAGGCTACCGTCATGCGTTTCAGTGACATTAAACGTAATCCCAATTTGGATGCGTCGCTATTCCAGTTTACGCCGCCTTTGGGTGTGGATGTGATTGGTGCCGAGGACGTTCTGGGCCAATGA
- the aat gene encoding leucyl/phenylalanyl-tRNA--protein transferase — MRGQAPFWIDPNDSSFRFPHAELALSEPDGLLAVGGSLHPQRLLSAYPNGIFPWYNKDQPILWWSPDPRAVLYPQHLKVSRSLRKVIKKAKFHVTADREFEQVMVQCAQPRGTEPGTWITPEMLYAYLQLHQMGYAHSIECWHEEKLVGGLYGIAIGKVFFGESMFSRMDNASKVALYHLTQYLIDRDFQLIDCQVSSPHLMSLGSELIPRQQFLQHLDQFCSAPTHARTWQADLLDCNLDDNHG, encoded by the coding sequence ATGCGAGGACAAGCCCCATTTTGGATCGACCCCAATGACTCTAGCTTCCGCTTTCCTCATGCCGAGCTGGCATTAAGTGAGCCGGATGGCTTGCTGGCTGTCGGTGGTTCATTGCACCCGCAACGTCTGCTGTCGGCTTATCCCAATGGTATTTTTCCCTGGTACAATAAAGATCAACCCATTCTATGGTGGTCCCCGGACCCCCGCGCCGTTTTATACCCGCAGCATCTCAAGGTTTCCAGAAGTCTGCGTAAAGTAATTAAAAAAGCAAAGTTTCATGTAACAGCTGACCGTGAATTTGAACAGGTCATGGTGCAATGTGCGCAACCTCGAGGAACGGAACCCGGCACTTGGATTACGCCGGAAATGCTGTACGCCTATTTGCAACTGCACCAAATGGGTTATGCCCACTCAATCGAATGTTGGCACGAAGAAAAATTAGTCGGTGGATTATACGGTATTGCCATTGGCAAGGTTTTTTTCGGGGAATCCATGTTCAGCCGCATGGACAATGCCTCCAAAGTGGCTCTGTATCATTTAACTCAATACTTGATCGACAGAGATTTTCAACTCATCGATTGCCAGGTCAGTTCCCCTCACCTCATGAGCCTGGGGTCTGAACTCATACCGAGACAGCAATTTCTGCAACATCTGGATCAGTTTTGTAGCGCCCCTACCCATGCGCGGACCTGGCAGGCCGATCTATTGGATTGTAACCTCGACGACAACCATGGTTAA
- a CDS encoding GNAT family N-acetyltransferase — translation MSTEILHSIKDIDAHRWDQMLGDNNTPFMRHAFLLALENHSCEPFGWFPRHVIHKDEDRILAAMPMYVKNNSYGEFVFDWSWADAYERSGLAYYPKLVSAVPYTPITGPRLLIDPSVPQIEAKKIVKQIINGTLEYALSENISSLHVLFPEASMARQLESIGLLPRIACQFHWHNRQPRVYADFDDFLQQLSSRKRKNIVRERKTVQQTPLQLRISNGEQSTEEQWQQFHRHYSSTFYRLGGYPTLSLEFFQEIAQTLPQETLLFQAYDGNRIIASAFCMRDRQHLYGRHWGCDEAYNNLHFELCYYQGIEYCIREQLLRFEPGAQGEHKISRGFLPTLTHSAHWIAHPEFRQIIAAFLEREQKGIRHYRDSLIAHSPYKQAN, via the coding sequence ATGAGCACCGAGATTCTCCATAGCATTAAAGACATTGATGCCCATCGTTGGGATCAAATGCTGGGAGACAACAACACGCCATTTATGCGTCACGCCTTTCTCCTGGCCCTGGAGAACCACAGTTGCGAACCCTTTGGCTGGTTCCCGCGTCACGTGATTCATAAGGACGAGGATCGCATACTCGCAGCCATGCCCATGTACGTCAAAAACAATTCCTATGGCGAATTCGTTTTTGACTGGTCCTGGGCCGATGCTTACGAACGCAGCGGCCTCGCCTATTACCCTAAATTGGTCAGTGCGGTACCTTACACACCTATCACCGGACCACGACTATTGATAGACCCGTCCGTACCACAGATCGAAGCCAAAAAAATTGTTAAGCAAATAATCAACGGCACACTGGAATATGCTCTATCGGAAAACATTTCTTCCCTGCACGTCTTATTTCCAGAAGCATCAATGGCACGGCAACTGGAATCCATAGGGCTTCTACCGCGCATCGCCTGCCAGTTCCATTGGCATAATCGTCAACCCCGGGTCTATGCGGACTTTGACGATTTCCTGCAACAACTCAGTTCACGCAAGCGCAAGAACATTGTGCGGGAACGTAAAACCGTGCAACAAACCCCATTGCAGCTTCGAATCAGCAACGGTGAACAAAGCACTGAAGAACAATGGCAGCAGTTCCACCGCCACTATAGCTCCACATTTTATCGTCTGGGTGGATACCCCACGCTGTCCCTGGAGTTTTTCCAGGAAATTGCGCAAACCCTTCCCCAGGAAACTTTATTGTTTCAGGCCTATGACGGTAATCGAATCATTGCCAGCGCGTTTTGTATGCGCGATCGGCAACATCTTTATGGACGCCACTGGGGTTGTGATGAAGCGTACAATAACCTGCATTTTGAACTTTGCTATTATCAGGGTATTGAGTACTGTATTAGAGAGCAACTGCTGCGATTTGAGCCCGGCGCCCAAGGGGAACACAAAATCAGTCGCGGATTTTTACCCACACTGACCCATTCTGCGCACTGGATCGCCCATCCGGAATTCCGACAGATCATCGCCGCCTTTCTGGAACGGGAACAAAAAGGTATCCGGCACTATCGCGACAGTCTCATCGCCCATTCTCCTTACAAACAGGCCAACTGA
- the serS gene encoding serine--tRNA ligase, whose translation MLDPKLIRTELEQVAQQLAVRGFILDTARISELESRRKTLQVETENQRRQRTTMSKEIGKAKARGEDAAAEMAQVSSLGDQLKAGEAELEQIQAELEDLFKAVPNIPHHSVPVGNDEKDNVEVRTWGEPTRFDFEPKDHVDLGEASGHMSFDLGAKITGSRFNVLTGSMAQLHRALAQFMLDLHTREHGYTETYAPYIVNAKSLEGTGQLPKFEEDLFKLHHEQDFYLIPTAEVPVTNIVRDTIQEGRELPLKFVAHTPCFRSEAGSYGKDTRGMIRQHQFDKVELVQIVRSEDSYDALEQLTSHAEKVLQLLQLPYRVMSLCSGDIGFSAAKTYDLEVWLPGQQAYREISSCSNFEDFQARRMKARYRAAEGEKPQLVHTLNGSGLAVGRTLVAVLENYQQADGTVRIPEKLQPYMGGREIL comes from the coding sequence ATGTTAGATCCTAAATTAATTAGAACCGAATTGGAACAAGTGGCACAGCAACTTGCCGTACGCGGATTTATATTGGACACGGCACGCATTTCTGAATTGGAAAGCCGGCGCAAAACTTTACAGGTAGAGACGGAGAATCAACGCCGGCAGCGTACCACCATGTCTAAGGAAATCGGCAAAGCCAAGGCCCGTGGAGAAGATGCTGCGGCTGAGATGGCGCAGGTTTCCTCTCTGGGGGATCAACTGAAGGCCGGTGAAGCTGAGTTAGAGCAAATCCAGGCGGAATTGGAAGACTTATTTAAAGCCGTACCCAATATTCCTCACCATTCTGTACCTGTTGGTAATGACGAAAAAGACAATGTTGAGGTACGTACGTGGGGAGAACCCACCCGCTTTGATTTTGAGCCGAAAGACCATGTGGATTTGGGTGAAGCCAGCGGTCATATGAGTTTTGACTTAGGAGCCAAGATTACGGGCAGTCGCTTTAATGTACTCACCGGCTCCATGGCTCAGCTACATCGGGCCTTAGCACAGTTTATGCTGGATCTACACACCCGCGAGCACGGTTATACGGAAACCTATGCGCCTTATATTGTCAACGCCAAAAGTCTGGAAGGGACCGGGCAGTTACCCAAGTTCGAGGAAGATTTGTTTAAGCTGCATCATGAACAGGATTTTTATTTGATTCCCACGGCTGAGGTGCCGGTGACCAATATTGTACGGGATACAATCCAGGAAGGCAGGGAGCTACCGTTGAAGTTTGTAGCGCACACCCCTTGTTTTCGTAGTGAAGCCGGTTCCTATGGTAAAGATACCCGCGGCATGATTCGACAACATCAGTTCGACAAAGTTGAACTGGTGCAAATCGTTAGGTCGGAAGACTCCTACGATGCTTTGGAGCAACTGACTTCACACGCAGAGAAGGTTTTGCAACTGTTGCAACTGCCTTATCGGGTGATGAGTTTGTGCAGTGGTGATATTGGTTTTTCTGCTGCTAAAACTTATGACTTGGAAGTGTGGTTGCCGGGTCAGCAGGCATACCGGGAAATTTCCTCCTGCAGTAATTTTGAAGATTTTCAGGCTCGCCGCATGAAAGCACGTTACCGCGCTGCCGAAGGTGAAAAACCACAACTGGTTCATACCCTGAACGGTTCCGGTCTGGCGGTAGGGCGCACCTTGGTTGCTGTGTTGGAAAATTACCAGCAAGCTGATGGTACAGTTCGGATACCGGAAAAACTTCAGCCCTATATGGGTGGCCGGGAAATTCTTTAA
- the cysG gene encoding siroheme synthase CysG, which produces MQYFPMFVSLQQRPCVVVGGGEVAARKVALLVRAGGDVTVIAPKLCESLQRRLDDAQIKHHSKTFEDTDIERCTVVIAATDDRTTNKRVSEIARQNNIPVNVVDQPELCTFVVPSIIDRSPVQVAVSTGGASPVLARLLRSRLETILPAAYGSLASLMEEFRDKVKQQFSGGDKRRRFWETVIQGPISELVFAGKEEAAREAMHTAIDEGEHTVPDFGEVYLVGAGPGDPDLLTFRALRLLQQAEVIVYDRLVSEEILDLARRDADLVYVGKERDKHTLPQEDINQMLVRIAKKGKRVLRLKGGDPFIFGRGGEEIQTLMDEGIPFQVVPGITAASGAASYAGIPLTHRDYAQSVMFVTGHLKDGSMDLNWTALTQPGQTVVVYMGLLGLPNLCNKLVEKGLSADTPMALVQQATTKRQRVLVATVGTMVKKMVDQDIKPPTLIIIGEVVALHEKLAWFQPVE; this is translated from the coding sequence ATGCAATATTTTCCCATGTTTGTCAGCTTACAGCAGCGCCCTTGCGTTGTGGTGGGTGGTGGAGAAGTGGCAGCCAGAAAAGTGGCGCTGTTGGTTAGAGCCGGTGGAGATGTTACCGTCATTGCACCGAAATTGTGTGAAAGCCTGCAGCGCCGTTTGGATGATGCCCAAATCAAGCATCATTCCAAAACCTTTGAGGATACCGATATTGAGCGCTGTACAGTTGTCATTGCGGCCACCGATGACAGAACGACCAACAAGCGGGTTTCCGAGATTGCCCGGCAAAACAATATTCCGGTAAATGTAGTGGATCAGCCGGAGCTGTGTACTTTTGTAGTACCGTCAATTATTGATCGTTCGCCGGTTCAAGTTGCCGTGTCAACCGGTGGCGCTTCACCGGTGCTGGCGCGATTGCTGCGTTCGCGGTTGGAAACCATATTACCTGCAGCATATGGCAGCCTGGCTTCGCTTATGGAAGAGTTTCGGGATAAGGTCAAGCAGCAGTTTTCCGGCGGAGATAAGCGGCGGCGATTCTGGGAAACCGTCATACAGGGACCTATCTCGGAGCTTGTGTTTGCCGGTAAAGAAGAGGCTGCTCGTGAAGCTATGCATACCGCCATAGACGAGGGTGAGCATACTGTGCCCGATTTTGGCGAAGTGTATTTGGTGGGGGCCGGACCGGGAGATCCCGATTTATTGACCTTTCGAGCCTTGCGCTTGTTACAGCAGGCAGAGGTTATCGTTTACGATCGCCTCGTATCTGAGGAGATACTGGATCTGGCAAGACGAGACGCTGACCTGGTCTATGTGGGTAAGGAAAGGGACAAGCATACCCTGCCTCAAGAGGATATAAACCAAATGTTGGTACGCATTGCCAAGAAAGGTAAACGGGTATTGCGTCTGAAAGGGGGCGATCCGTTTATTTTTGGTCGCGGCGGTGAGGAAATACAGACCTTAATGGACGAGGGAATTCCGTTTCAGGTGGTGCCCGGCATAACGGCAGCCAGTGGTGCCGCCTCATATGCCGGTATTCCTTTAACACACCGGGATTATGCTCAATCGGTCATGTTCGTAACCGGGCACCTTAAAGACGGCAGCATGGATCTAAACTGGACCGCGTTGACACAACCAGGCCAAACGGTGGTGGTGTATATGGGCTTGTTGGGCCTCCCTAATCTGTGTAACAAACTGGTGGAAAAGGGCTTGAGCGCGGATACACCTATGGCCCTGGTACAACAGGCTACCACCAAGCGCCAACGGGTTTTGGTTGCAACCGTAGGGACTATGGTGAAAAAAATGGTCGATCAAGATATCAAACCGCCTACCTTGATTATTATCGGTGAGGTTGTGGCGTTGCATGAGAAGCTGGCCTGGTTCCAACCAGTAGAGTGA
- a CDS encoding arginyltransferase codes for MVNLLNLYQSDIHPCSYLADRDAITVFTDPNVPMNTKLYEHLLTLGFRRSGNYIYTPKCPSCSDCISVRVPAAAFCFSRNHKRTLSKNSDLHIIRTPARFNQEQFELYCEYVSARHEGGGMENPSEQEYENFLSSRWCNTGFYEFRQDRQLLAVAVVDELEQSLSAVYTFFKPQQQQRSLGHLAILHIIKMAQQLNKPWVYLGYYISDCDKMRYKSRYQPLQGYQDGRWGTLLRN; via the coding sequence ATGGTTAATCTGTTAAACCTGTATCAAAGTGACATACACCCCTGCAGCTATCTGGCAGATCGTGATGCGATCACTGTTTTTACCGATCCGAATGTACCCATGAACACCAAATTGTACGAGCATTTGTTAACCTTGGGTTTTCGCCGTAGCGGCAATTATATCTACACACCCAAATGCCCGTCTTGTAGCGATTGTATCTCAGTACGTGTGCCGGCAGCAGCATTTTGCTTTAGCCGCAACCACAAACGCACTTTAAGTAAAAATTCGGATCTGCATATCATTCGCACACCGGCCCGGTTCAATCAAGAACAGTTTGAACTCTATTGTGAATACGTCAGTGCTCGCCACGAAGGCGGTGGAATGGAAAACCCTTCGGAACAGGAATATGAGAATTTCTTAAGCAGCCGATGGTGTAACACCGGATTTTACGAGTTCAGGCAAGATAGGCAACTATTGGCCGTTGCTGTGGTGGATGAACTGGAACAATCCCTTTCCGCTGTGTATACCTTTTTCAAACCGCAACAGCAGCAACGCAGTCTGGGACATTTAGCTATTTTGCACATAATCAAAATGGCGCAACAACTGAATAAACCTTGGGTATATTTAGGCTATTACATTTCTGATTGCGACAAAATGCGCTACAAAAGCCGTTATCAACCTTTACAGGGCTACCAGGATGGCCGCTGGGGAACACTACTGAGAAATTAA